The Euphorbia lathyris chromosome 8, ddEupLath1.1, whole genome shotgun sequence genome has a window encoding:
- the LOC136202034 gene encoding peroxiredoxin Q, chloroplastic has protein sequence MASISLSNHFLPALIRSQKPQTQHSQNLSFLPNSSHSQFHGLNLSNSSSLSVLPSSSFKFNISAKVNKGQAPPSFTLKDQDGKAVSLNKFKGKPVVVYFYPADETPGCTKQACAFRDSYEKFKKAGAEVVGISGDDSSSHKAFAKKYRLPFTLLSDEGNKIRKEWGVPSDLFGALPGRQTYVLDKKGVVQLVYNNQFQPEKHIDETLKLLQSL, from the exons ATGGCATCCATCTCTCTATCTAACCATTTTCTTCCCGCTCTAATCCGTTCCCAAAAACCCCAAACCCAACATTCCCAAAACCTCTCTTTTCTCCCCAATTCATCACACTCTCAATTTCATGGCCTCAACCTTTCTAATTCCTCTTCTCTCTCAgtccttccttcttcttctttcaagTTTAACATTTCTGCTAAG GTGAATAAAGGGCAGGCTCCACCTTCTTTCACATTGAAAGATCAAGATGGGAAAGCTGTGAGTCTTAATAAGTTCAAAGGGAAGCCTGTTGTCGTCTATTTCTATCCTGCTGATGAGACCCCTGGCTGCACTAAACAG GCCTGTGCTTTCAGAGATTCTTATGAAAAGTTcaaaaaagcaggagctgaagttGTTGGAATCAGtggtgatgattcatcatcccACAAg GCATTTGCAAAGAAGTACAGACTTCCATTTACATTGCTGAGTGATGAAGGAaacaaaataagaaaagaaTGGGGCGTTCCGTCTGATCTTTTTGGAGCATTACCTGGGAGACAGACATATGTTCTTGACAAGAAAGGTGTTGTTCAACTCGTCTACAACAACCAGTTTCAACCCGAAAAGCATATCGATGAAACCCTCAAATTACTTCAAAGTCTTTGA